The following DNA comes from Miscanthus floridulus cultivar M001 chromosome 5, ASM1932011v1, whole genome shotgun sequence.
GCTCTCCATCATGGTAAGCAACGATCGATGCTAGCTTGCGAccgggcgtccttggctcttgcTATCCACGACATCAGTTAATTAACAAGCATGTGCTTGTGCGTGTGTGCAGAGGTTGGTGATCAAGACGAAGAGCGTGGAGTTCATGCCGTTCCTGCTCTCCCTGGCCGTGTTCCTGTGCGGCACCTCCTGGTTCATCTACGGCCTCCTCGGCCGCGACCCCTTCGTCAGTGTACGCAGGCTTCTCTCCCTCTCTGATCCTGAACACCGGCCGGCCGTACGCACGTGCCGCGCGCCTGTCGTCCGATGGGTACTTGGAAACGACTGCAGTACTATACTGCACCGCTAGCTGTTGCCATTGAGCATTGAACGCCTCTGGCCAGTACAGTACAGTACCCCCGGGCCGGCGTCGGTTGCCCTTTCGGTGTCCCGCCCAACCAGGCGCACATGCCTGCCGCTGCCGATGCCGATGCACGGGCATGGGCGCCAGTAGCGTGGGCGTGGCGGTGGCCACCCACAGGCAGAGGCAGCGCAGGCACAGCGCACGCCGGCGCTGCCGATGGCCCGCCGTGCCCCTGTGCACGCAGGACTCTTGGACCAGGCAGAGGAACAGCGCCGCGCTCTTTCTTGTCGCAATGCTAGTAAACAAACTGCACTCCACTTCAGTACACCAGCGCGACAAACTACGATGAAATATCTTAGGCCAAGTTTTCCAATTTTTCATCATGAAATCATGTCAGTTTCATGCAGTCCAAATATGCCCGTTACTAACGCAGCCACTGCCGCTGCAACCGCGCTGTCTGTGCGTGCGTGCAGATCCCGAACGGGTGCGGGAGCTTCCTGGGCCTGGTGCAGCTCATCCTGTACTTCATCTACCGGAAAAACAAGGGCCCCGCCGCGCCGGTCGGCAAGGGAGAGGCCGCTGCTGCCGCGGACGTCGAGGACGCGAAGAAGGTGGCCGCTGCCGTGGAGCTGGCCGACGCCACGACCAACAAGGCCGCCGCCGACAGCAAGGTCGTCGCCAGCCAGGTGTAGGCGGCTGCATGCGCGCGTGTGCGGATGAAGCGGTCGAGGCTTTGCTGGTTGGGACGATGAACAGCCTAAAAATGAGGCTGCCTACTGAATTATTAGTTTGTCGGTGAATCGGATTGGTGTTGATTTCTATGGTGTTTTTACGTTTGTCACTCTGATCTCGATCTCTCTCCCGGAGGCTCCCCTAACAATGTAGCTTCTGGAACAGAGCTGTGTCACAAAGCTCTCAAGTTGTGTGTCTCTGCAAAGTGTGAATTTCTTTTGCTCCATCTCTCTCCGTCTCTGGCTCTCTCCAACTGCTTATCTACCCCAATTTCTCTAGAAATGTATTAAACTATCTGAGAAATTGATACTATGCGTAAGCAATATGTATCTTTTACGTGCACGGTGAAACCTTGAACCCTGAGTTATCACAGTAATTCTGGAGTGTGTGCTCGGAGGATTCAGGCGCTTTGGCGGGTGCCgaatgcacccggcaaaggctactttgcactcggcaaagcctttgccgggtgcagcactcggcaaagagcctccggcaaaaagttagtcggcaaagatttctttgccgggtgctttttatcgggcacccggcaaagactttgccgagtgcaaacccggcacccggcaaagaaaagtggtcgttatggcgccggctccgtcatcccttgctttgccgggtgccatgtcagaggtacccggcaaagatttttttaattttttttcaaattttctttgccgggtgccgtgccggggaggcacccggcaaagatttttttttttataatttctttgccgggtgtcgcaccgcaggggcacccggcaaagagttttttattttttttcgtaatttctttgtcgggtgccaggtcatggggcacccggcaaagaattttttttttgaaaaaactttgccgggtgccctggccctggcactcggcaaagctgggaattctaaggaattcccagctttgccgagtgccagggccagggcacccggcaaagcctcaaaaattaattttttttattttgttttttgattctataatcacaaacacagcatataaaagatatatatcacatctgaagcatcacaaagacaatatagcacatatatatcacatccatctcatcacaaactcaatcccacacatatatatcacatcgcgaatacaatacctcacatacacgacatcacaaacataataggtccaattaccatcgaaacaagtcgatagtggatcacagtgcatcacatgtccatcaagcggtgaaaaagagatgcaaactaaaggtggggaggaaactgagtgcctggtgaaggaaactcggcaccgcctgcttgtgcctgagatgggttattcgaacccgccgacggaagctgcataaaggacaagagattcaggcgcttagagtgggtcatctaatgaaagcactagtcgaagcaatatggattcatactcactggactagctacaactggcggcggcgctggagcgaacatcggcacaggtacaccgttcacttgcccaaagttctgcaggaacatcgtaatctccgccagctgcttggcctgtctctcccgctcggcccgctcggcttgtctttcccgctcggccacctcggtcctcgccgccaggtcccgtagctcctgagccatcctctcgttctcggcctgcaacatttcaatcgaatgttttagtaatgtaaatgtaactaagttatgtaaagatcaatgtacgaagagttaaactggactaacctggagtgcgtcgacccgctgctgtgaaggggacggccgttggcgtatggccgggcctccgctcggggtacttgctcggatctgggagagggagggaacagAGCCGGACTCGAGGGAGCACGCACTTTAGTGAAGAGGTTATCAGACCTCCACCTGTGTGGAAAAGATGATTGCCTCACACTCTCTCAAGGTTCTTTTAAGACAATTGTCCTGTTTGGTAGAGCTTCTCTAGTAGCTTTAGGAGCTGGTTTTTGCTAAAGATGTAAAACAACAGTTTTTAAGTGAAACTATTTAAAATCCAGTTTCATAAAGAATGGACATTGCATTGGATGAGCTAAAATACTCTTCTCTTAGCTCCCTCTCCCAGAGCTGCTTACTGTGAGAAGTTGTTTTActcaatattttttttaaacAGATTAATATGATCAGATAATTCGGCAAACGATAATGCTCTATCGAGGAGGTCCGGATGGACGGATGCGGCTTCCCACTCGCTACGACGCCGTCCGATCGCTCTCGTCCGCGCCTCTTTAAAAAATCTCTCGCCCAGCGGTGCTCACCCAGGAGGCGGTGCTCGTCGAGCAAGCCGCCGAGCTCGCCAGGGTGTTCACGGCCTCATGCAGGTGCTCACCCAAGCCGCCATGCTTGCCCAGGGTGCTCGAGGCCTCGCCAAGTGCTCGCCCAGGGTGGTGCAGTGCCTCCGCTGGGACACCGGCGAGCTCCATGTGCCGCCGCTGAGCTCCGCGCCGACGTTAAGCTCTGCAACGACGAGGCcgccattcgtccaagcagccaAGTGACAATACACTGAAAGCTCATGTTGCAAC
Coding sequences within:
- the LOC136450892 gene encoding bidirectional sugar transporter SWEET1a-like isoform X2 gives rise to the protein MMMEDLAGQENSRRPIWFSRTLACMYGLPFVSPNNILVSTINGTGSVIEVIYVVIFLIFAVNRRARLRMLGLLSIVASIFTTVVLVSLLALHGNARKVFCGLAATIFSICMYASPLSIMRLVIKTKSVEFMPFLLSLAVFLCGTSWFIYGLLGRDPFVSIPNGCGSFLGLVQLILYFIYRKNKGPAAPVGKGEAAAAADVEDAKKVAAAVELADATTNKAAADSKVVASQV